GGTTAATATGAATGAATGATGCTGTAATTTAAACACATGATCTACTTAATTCAGATCAAGTGGTTAACCACTTAGCTACCCATTTTAGGGTCGAATAAACCAAAAGTTTCAAGCTAtcctttgttaaaaaaaaaaaaaaaataaactcaagaaaaacaagaaataacatGCCTCACAAGGTACAACGTGAGCAAGTGACAAGAATATACACATAATTATTGGTACCCACGAGTCGCACGGCTGTTTTTTACTTTTAACATAAGAAACGAATAGCCAAAGCCACCACACCTTCCAACTTCACTTTTTGGGTTGAAAAGCAACGCCTTTGATGACTAGCCCCTGCTTCCAATTATTACTGCATTCTGATATATGAAATGTGAGTTCCCCAATATTTTCGGACGACATCTCGAATTCGCCCATCAAAATATTTGTCCACCTTCCTCGGGGCATATGCTGCAAACTCTCCATGTGTCCTAGACTCAACTTATCCGGTAAAGTAATGTTGATGTTCACAGGAACACCCCAACCCTGACTTGACTCAGTCATTGATGCCAACAACGAGACTTCATACGAGGTCTTTGGAGAAAGCACGATCGTTCGGAACTTCCCATTGATTTCCAGCGAGCAAACACTTCTCAGTTCAGCTACCTTTATATCCACACTGtaaaaattgaagttcaattttTGGGGTCGGAATTTTGCAGAAGACAAATCGCTAAAGTGTGCATCCCCCATCAAATTAGacaatgaaatgaaagaaaagatataTAGCTACATGTGAGTTGCTTCAATAGATCGTAGTGCAGATCATATTTGCATATG
The window above is part of the Eucalyptus grandis isolate ANBG69807.140 chromosome 6, ASM1654582v1, whole genome shotgun sequence genome. Proteins encoded here:
- the LOC104449400 gene encoding lectin, producing MEPEAESEIQEEAKEMGSEEKHKQTVEARVRRPPHNYVAIVKDSVVPIETSSLDKLCDQLYNGVVLQGGKRKYWVDRDLNKNCFMVFARELAITWGHEPQYWEWKTVEESGVDIKVAELRSVCSLEINGKFRTIVLSPKTSYEVSLLASMTESSQGWGVPVNINITLPDKLSLGHMESLQHMPRGRWTNILMGEFEMSSENIGELTFHISECSNNWKQGLVIKGVAFQPKK